The segment GCCCCCAGACAGTGCCTGCCCTCTCCGGCCCATCCCGCGCTCAGGGCCCCCCTTACAGGTGCGCCTggagaggcaggcaggtgtgcgtgtgagtgtgtgtgtgtgtgtgtgtgtgtgtgtgtgtgtgtgcccgtccAGCAGCCCCAAACCCGCGCTGTCCCAGGGCGAAGCGGAGACccgcggccccgccgccccctggCCCCCCGCGCCGGCCCCTCCCGCGCCACTCAGGGCCCTGGAACGTGGCGGGTGTCCACGGCCCGGCGCTGACTCATTCCCGGGCCGGCCGCGATTGGGCGCCAAGGCCGATAAGCGGCCCCATAAAGGCGCGCGGGGCGCCGCGGGCGGGCTCGGGACTGGCCCGTCCAGCGAGCGAGCGCGCCCCGGGCGGGCCATGGGCCCCCGCAGCTCCAAGGGCCCCGAGGCGCGCCAGGCGCGGGTgctgctgttggggctggacctGGCGGGCAAGTCGGCGCTGCTGTACCGGCTGGCGCGGGCGCAGCGCGCGGCCACGCTGCCCACCGTGGGCTTCAACGTGGAGACGCTGGAGTGGGCCGGCggcctgcagctgaccctgtgGGACGTGGGCGGCCAGGAGAAGATGCGGCGCGCCTGGGACTGCTTCTGCGAGGGCGCAGACGGGCTGCTCTACGTGGTGGACTGCGCTGACCCGCAGCGCCTGGACGCGTCGCGGCGCGCCCTGGAGAGCGTCCTGCAGAGCGAGCACCTCCGCCACGTGCCCCTGGTGCTGCTGGCCAACAAGCAGGACGTGCCCGGCGCGCTGGGCGCCGAGGACATCACCCGCCGCTTCCGCGTGCACAAGCTGTGCGCCGACCGCAGCTGGTACGTGCAGCCCTGCAGCGCCGTCACCGGGGACGGGCTGGCCCAGGGCCTGCAGAAGCTGGTGGCCTTCGTGAAGAGCCGCCGGAAGGCCCGCGGCGCGCTCGCCTTCTTCAGGCCCacctgaggggccccggggagcggGGAGAGAGGCGGGACGTGGCCTGGGCCCAGGTCCCCGCGGCGCCAGGTCACCGGGACCCAGCGTGGCCGCCCTGGTACCGCCCAACGCATCACTCCGGGGCAGGCGCTCGGCGAGCAACGTGGACACAACTCAGAGGAAACCTTGGCCGCCGGGTGTGGGGTTCGTGACTCGGCAGAACCATCCCTGGGAACACACCTGGGGCCTTTTCAATCATgatcagctgctgctgctgctctggcactcccggcggtgcccagtgcggactcctggctctgtgctcaggcgtcaccGTGGAAGGGACTCAGGGGGTGACCCTGTGGGGTTCTGGCTGCGTCCAAGGCGAGCGCCCACCCGCAGGCTTCCTCTTTCTCCTGCCTCTACACAATGTGCTCTGACCCCAGCACGAACACCGCGTGACGCACTGCCGGCACAGAGAGGGGACTCTTTGGTGTCCGCCCTGGCTCCTGGGCCGGCTGTGAGGTGTGAGAAAGGACCTTtcatttggggggaggaggaggtttGCATGTCATGTTTTGGAAATCCTTGGATAAGGTTTTTCTTCTGGATTTCAGCCAgctgtttaataaaaaaaaaaaaacaaaaccctcctgCCCCGCTGAGTCAGAGCGTGGACTCCGGCCTTGGCTCCCCAGCGCTGCCTTTGCTCTCCTCCCGGGAGGCAGATGTTTGCAGCCCGAGTCTCTGAGGAACTGGGAGATTAGTTTAAGAAAAACAATCATTTCTTTTTGGTCTGGGGCTGCGCCTGGTGGTTTGCTCAGGGCGGGGACTGGGCTGCCCTTGTCTGGGCAGGTGCATGGGCTGTGCCGCCCCAGGGGAGAGTTTTAGTCCAGTGGTAGCTGCTCTTCCGTTCAGCAGAACGTGGTGCGTGGGGTGCATGGGGAAGGGTCCGTCCCAGATGGCAAACGAGTCCGGCTCTGGGACTCGGGCGCAGTCTGCAGGAGGTGACTCCCAGAGGCCCCCACGCCTGGGGACCCGTGAAGGAGAAGGTTTGTCTCTGGGGTTTCCTGCCACTGCGGCTCTGCGGAAACCCTAGGGTGTCGGGAGGAGGAAGTGAGGTAGAATGGAGTGAGTCGAGGGGGTTCCCCTGACACTTAGAACTCCCCAGGACACCCCGAGGCCTGATCCTCGAATACAAcatccccccgaccccccccagCAAAACTCATCTAGCGTAGACACCACCTCATGCCCCCTGCAGCTCCTCGGAGGCCATTCTCGGGGGCACGGAGTCCCCTAGGGGACAGCCACCAAGGACACGGCTGCTGATGGGTGCCATACTTCCCTCACCGTAGGATAACagagccacaaggagcttaggtttgtcGGTCAcatccatcaaagtgctcctgagtcactcccattcctttgtctatctgtaaccacttctctctgctctcttccccaacccgttaatcagctcttccccctaatcagactgttaatttgtaaggtcagatctttctaggacactgaacttgtaagttaatattgcctttctcctctcatgtcttttgaatagttcattattttttttaagttgattactattattatttttttgtttggctttttgggtcacacctggcgatgcacaggggtcactcctggctctgcactcaggaattaactcctggcagtgctcaggggaccatatgggatgctggggatcgaacccaggtccaccgagtgcaaggcaaacgccctacccgctgtgctatcactccagcccccttgaataatttactttaaagtaatgtcctttttttgGTATAgaaacaagaagacaatattatgtttttgtaacttgggatttattggctttgaatattatttattcccaggcatctgctttcttgacttaagcctcagttgcccttagttcctagcaccccaaaagcaggggcctgacgagggactgaagggacccagagcaagctctgagctaccctggcattgaaatgggccaggccaaaatgccacgattcttaactataagttaagagcttgatcatggacaaatgctgtcctgatccaaaagtaacaatgagactaggaccctgctagggataggaaagactaatctgacctagcactgtagtctgagatcaagatgaccctacgagagcaattctataagcttaatgcatctcttactgtgtccatataaaatgattaatattgtaaatgcttatatgtttgctgaacaagaggagaaacacacccatgggattccgcccttgggtaGGTCTGGCtggaagagaatctgtcctggaagcagcatcccctgagggaaagaactttacccctattgattgtgaccacacctgtgtgtaagcccAACCCTTCATGCTGGGGGGTTTAGTGAGGCCGTAAGAGTGGGGCTGGGGTTATTTTTCCAGatcaagggctgggagagaagcagagacagagagagagagacggagtgAATGgggatgagaatggaataaacggcaactgatcaatcaaccggcttggccctcgtttcctcctccgtctgccccatggcccgagTTGCTCAGGCTGGGCGACCGGCCTGGGACTGACCCCCTGAACCCAGGCCAATGTTTTTCACACCTCACGGCCTCCAGCCAGCAGGGAACTGAGGGTCACTTCCATGTGACAAGGTGGGGACAgttttgtttgttcgggggccacacctggtgtggtccgggtttatcctggctctgtgctcagggagcactcctgggtgctggggagggagctGGACCGCGGGTGGCTGCCCAGGAGCAAGtgtcccccatcctgcctctcccGCTCCGTGGTGGGGAGTCCCAGGAGGCGGCAGCTGATGGATGGTTGAGGTGAGCCGGTTTGTGCTCAGCACTTTCGTCCTCAGTGACGCTCATTTGACGTTCCCAACTGTcccaagctggggggggggggagagggagttaTCTCAATGTTAAGAGTAAACAAAAACCtcaactattaaaaaaatcattgattcctttttgtttgtggTACAGGGTGCTGGGGCCTGGGCCCCTGTTGCGGGGGGCACACGCCTGACCACCCagacccggcccggcccgctcTCTGGGACGGAAGCCgaggtgcagagccaagaatccGGCTCCTCCCGGCCTGTGGGGTCGGCTGCTGTGACCCGTTCTGAGTGAGAATGGTAGTGTGTCTCCTCTCTCGTGACCCGCAACACGCGGCTGGGAATAAGTTAGGGCTATGGTAGAAGCAAGACCCGCCACATGACCCGGGAATCTTACTTCCGGGTCAGTGTCCAGAGGAAACGAGGTTCCTGTTTCTCAGCGGTACCTGCACCCCATGTTCGCCGCAGCGTGACTCACGAAGGCCCAGACatggggccaggctggctggtgcCGGGCAGATGGACCAAGCGATGGACGACGGCCGAGAGCAGGAAACGTCAGTTTGCCTGTATGGGGACATTCAGCCTGAGTGAAAAGGCCCGGGAAGGACAAGCAAGGCTCTTGCTTATCTGTGGAATCTAAAACTTCCACAGGGAGAGGAGGTGGACCAGTGGGTGCCAGGGGCCGGGgtgcaggaggtggggagagatggcCAAAGGCCACCACGTTCTGTCTCAGGTGCTGCTGAGCACGGGTGACAGTGCTGTTGGGGAGTAGGGGAAAATGTAATAAGGAAATAGTTAAAAATATgtgttcagggggctggagtgatagcatagtgggtagggcatttgccttgcacacagctgactcgggttcgattcccagcatcccatatggtcccctgagcaccacaagggggtaattcctgagtgcagagccagtagtgacccctgtgcatctccaggtgtgacccaaaaagcaaaaaaaaaaaaaagtgttcatttcggggggtggggtgggtcatacccagcagtgctcagggattacttctgactttgtgctcagtgatcacttctgacagtgcttgggggaccatactgggtgccggGGGTCAcacgtgccaggccagtgccttaacccagTGTGCCACCTCTCCAGTTCCCTAGGAGAGCAACCCCACGCATTCCCGGCAAGGAGGAAGACTGGAACATGTGAGGTGATGAAGTTCACGGGCTCTCGTGGGCATTCTCGCACAAAGCGCATGCAGGGCAGACCGTCACTCTGTACACGGGGACGCACCGTGTTGGTGACGGACAGAGTCACGATCCCCTTGTCAATCATTACCCAATAAAGTGAGGGCCAAAAGGAATGTGCTCGGCTCAAACGTTTGATGTCAGTAGACAGGTGGCAGGGGCGTGTCCCGGGAACTAGTAAAATGCAAGAAGTTGCTTCATCCTGAAGAAGCCGGGAGGCACGGAGAGCACAGCTCTGCGCGTCTGCCTGCCGCAGGGCCCCTGGGAAGGGGCTGGGAAAGTGGACTCTGAGCTGGGGAACGGCTGGGGCAGTGACCCAGAGGCACTAACCCAGTCGCAGCTTCAAAGGTACAGGGGCAGGAGCAGCCTTTTGGGATGAAAGGCAAAAAGATCACCGAACCCTTCAGGTTCTCTCACCTGAAGGGgcctctccctgctgccccctgggGCCACCCCAGTAGGCCACCCCACCCTCGCAGTGCTCACGTGTCTTTGCCGCAGTGTCTGATGtgctttttcttcccccccccccttaggAGTAGGGAGTTggtctatttctttttgttttggggccatgcctggctgtgctcagggctgactcctggccctccactcagagatcactcccggtggggcttggggactgcCCGGGGCACGTGAGATCaaaccccgggtcagccacatgcgaggcaagcaccccacaAGCGGTGCTGTCACTTTGCCCTGCAACTTGGCCTTTCTTGTTCGCTGCTGTGTCCTGGGGCAGGAGAGTGTCTTGCAGGGTATGtgcaggaggaaggaatgaaCTGAAGCACTCAGTGACGCCCCCTCGGCGGGAGAGGGCCGGTGAAGGCCCCGGAGCCCAAGAAAGGTGGACGCAGAGCCCTGTCCAGATGCATGTGTGTCCACTGGGCGCCAGCTGGGGCTGCAGCAGCAGGATTTGGGGCCAGGATTGGTGGGGAGTCTGCGGCACACGAGTTTGGCTCTCTGGGTTCCAGGTCTACTCAGGAACTGAGACTCCCCAAAGCATGCGCTCGTTATTCCAAACCACGGAGGCCCCGGGTGGCTGCAGAAGGCACagttcagtttccctcctcagCGGGGACGCAGCGCTCCGTGTCTCTGTCCTGCCAGGAACCTCTCCTGTCCCGCCCTCTGCCCCGACAACCCCCGTTAGGACCCTCACTCCacagggggaagggagagaaagctgACTTGCCTCATCCTCCAGAAAATGTGAAGGGAGACGGGAATGGACACGGCTGACTTTTCACTTAGATCTACCAGTCGAAACCAACTTACCATAAGCTAgtccccccctcccttctccccctcctcctcctcttgctctttctcttgctctttctcaccTACAATCACCCCAACCCTGACACTTCACACCTGCCAGAACTCGAGTGCCTCTCTTCTTAGCATAAATGTTCAATCACAGAACTATTACACATAAAATCTTAAGCAGTCATCGAATATTGTCATCTAATATTGACATCTAATAATGTCATCTAATATTCATAATCAAGTTTCTCTCCAAAATAGAAATTGGGGTTTACTTGAGTCAAGATCTATTGCATTTGGTtatgtcacattttaaaaattcttctctcctccttgcattttcttttctctttttctttcctctttctttcttccttccttcatttctttctttctttctttctttctttctttctttctttctttctttctttctttttctttctttctttctttctttctttctttctttctttctttctttctttctttctttctttctttctttcttttcttcttcctcctttgcttccttctgtccttttccttcctttcttccttccttttcctttctttcttccttacttacttcctttcttcttattttttatttttaggaatgaGATGTTTTTGAAGAGTCCAGATCAGGTGATTTTGAGGAAGGTCCCACAGTCTGGGTCTGTTGGGTTGTGTCTGCCTGATTAGATGTAGTCATGCCTTTCAGGAGAACATTCCCCAGGGGCGTGCATCCCAAAGCATCCACTGGGAGGCGCCATGTGCCCGAACCGCGGTAGATGATGTGGCTTGTTCAGGCCGTTATCACCCAGGCTTGATTTCCCAGCGGTAAAAATAAAACCTCCCTCTTCGCTCTCATTAGTTTGACATGATGAATGTGCTGCTTTGAGGCTGTGTGAATATCGTGTCTCGCaagtctttctctgtgtctgagGAGCCTTTCTTAACCAGCTCTCTCCCTGACGCTGCGGAGTCCTGAGTCTGTGTTTA is part of the Sorex araneus isolate mSorAra2 chromosome 2, mSorAra2.pri, whole genome shotgun sequence genome and harbors:
- the ARL14 gene encoding ADP-ribosylation factor-like protein 14, with the translated sequence MGPRSSKGPEARQARVLLLGLDLAGKSALLYRLARAQRAATLPTVGFNVETLEWAGGLQLTLWDVGGQEKMRRAWDCFCEGADGLLYVVDCADPQRLDASRRALESVLQSEHLRHVPLVLLANKQDVPGALGAEDITRRFRVHKLCADRSWYVQPCSAVTGDGLAQGLQKLVAFVKSRRKARGALAFFRPT